In Sporichthya polymorpha DSM 43042, a genomic segment contains:
- a CDS encoding ABC transporter substrate-binding protein, whose protein sequence is MSRRSRRPRFAVLPIAVSAALVLTACGGGSDSGDATAQTDPAAVADAAGAPAGAAAAPVEGAAPVGAPGEAPAGTAPVGAAPVDGAAPVAGGAAAPTAKKGKAAKGAGGAAAVGKASTVSGVTSIDNAAQAAENERIAAAKNGATDIGVTKDSIKLGTVSAHGIALGNLLVTPMVNGIKAAFASINDRGGVLGRRLSLVDCDDGPGEVSRSKACLKKLAGQDKIFALLSYSSWASASIHSDLAQYKLPAVGTWAYSQTEWQDPYMFPTHMSMIHEAMANAHWVKNVIQPKTYGLVCLTSPEMQLSCNEVQRVLDASGSKMVKKLDVAITETSMSAQILSLRAAQPEHVVHYVINPATMAKFMVEATQQNYYPPKGISGNHLAAEVLGSLFGKHPVNRYWTNTTYKLWGPEFMATMAKYARGNKGLNHHIVQANYVGSLIFERAAKAVGPNLTRERLMAQLGNGDVYASDASLDQRFSWSKAERGGSYDNQTWSKEMGQGREYMYKYTSTNTVADPNGAPSGFQPDPDQFVIYTHK, encoded by the coding sequence GTGTCCAGAAGGAGCAGGCGTCCGCGGTTCGCCGTCCTGCCGATCGCCGTCAGCGCGGCTTTGGTGCTGACCGCGTGCGGTGGTGGCAGCGACAGCGGGGACGCGACGGCGCAGACGGACCCGGCCGCGGTCGCCGACGCGGCCGGGGCGCCCGCGGGTGCGGCGGCCGCCCCGGTCGAGGGTGCGGCCCCGGTGGGAGCGCCCGGAGAGGCACCGGCCGGAACCGCTCCGGTGGGTGCCGCCCCGGTGGACGGCGCGGCCCCGGTCGCCGGGGGAGCCGCGGCGCCGACGGCGAAGAAGGGCAAGGCAGCGAAGGGCGCCGGCGGGGCGGCTGCGGTCGGCAAGGCCTCGACCGTCTCCGGCGTCACGAGCATCGACAACGCCGCCCAGGCCGCGGAGAACGAGCGAATCGCGGCGGCCAAGAACGGCGCGACCGACATCGGCGTCACGAAGGACTCGATCAAGCTCGGCACGGTCTCCGCGCACGGCATCGCGCTCGGGAACCTGCTCGTCACCCCGATGGTGAACGGCATCAAGGCCGCCTTCGCCTCGATCAACGACCGCGGGGGCGTCCTCGGCCGGCGGCTCTCGCTCGTCGACTGCGACGACGGCCCCGGTGAGGTCTCACGGTCGAAGGCGTGTCTGAAGAAGCTCGCCGGCCAGGACAAGATCTTCGCGCTGCTCAGCTACTCGAGCTGGGCGTCGGCGTCGATCCACTCGGACCTCGCGCAGTACAAGCTGCCGGCCGTCGGGACGTGGGCCTACTCGCAGACCGAGTGGCAGGACCCGTACATGTTCCCGACCCACATGTCGATGATTCACGAGGCGATGGCGAACGCCCACTGGGTGAAGAACGTCATTCAGCCGAAGACGTACGGCCTGGTGTGTCTGACCAGCCCGGAGATGCAGCTCTCCTGCAACGAGGTGCAGCGCGTCCTCGACGCCTCGGGCTCGAAGATGGTGAAGAAGCTCGACGTCGCGATCACCGAGACGTCGATGTCGGCGCAGATCCTGTCGCTGCGGGCCGCGCAGCCCGAGCACGTCGTGCACTACGTCATCAACCCGGCGACGATGGCGAAGTTCATGGTCGAGGCGACGCAGCAGAACTACTACCCGCCCAAGGGGATCTCGGGGAACCACCTGGCGGCCGAGGTGCTCGGCTCGCTGTTCGGCAAGCACCCCGTGAACCGCTACTGGACCAACACCACCTACAAGCTCTGGGGTCCGGAGTTCATGGCGACGATGGCGAAGTACGCCCGCGGCAACAAGGGTCTGAACCACCACATCGTCCAGGCGAACTACGTCGGCAGCCTGATCTTCGAGCGGGCCGCGAAGGCCGTCGGTCCGAACCTGACGCGTGAGCGGCTGATGGCCCAGCTCGGCAACGGCGACGTCTACGCCTCCGACGCCTCGCTCGATCAGCGGTTCTCGTGGAGCAAGGCCGAACGGGGTGGCTCGTACGACAACCAGACCTGGAGCAAGGAGATGGGCCAGGGCCGGGAGTACATGTACAAGTACACGTCCACGAACACCGTGGCCGACCCGAACGGCGCTCCCTCGGGCTTCCAGCCCGACCCGGACCAGTTCGTCATCTACACGCACAAGTAA
- a CDS encoding ADP-ribosylglycohydrolase family protein, whose product MAEPIAPAAVRNRAAGALLGTAAGDALGAGYEFGEPMAADAPVEMRGGGGFGWAPGEWTDDTAMALVIADAAATGDLRDEAVQDRIAAGWAEWARDATDVGVQTKKVLTAAAAAAGGVPTAKHLRAAATELHAGTSRTAGNGSLMRTAPVALAYLGDAEACAEAAFGLSSLTHADPEAGEACVLWSLAIRHTVLTGELDARVGLLGLPVEAREKWLRRLNEAEREPATTFRDNGWVVHALQAAWACILQTPVLPYDPDQHLVDALENCVRAGGDTDTVAAIAGGLLGACHGMGAIPQDWADVLHGWPGRSTDDLVHQARELAAASWAEDPDAELFDLPE is encoded by the coding sequence GTGGCGGAGCCGATCGCCCCGGCCGCGGTGCGCAACCGCGCCGCGGGGGCCCTGCTCGGCACGGCGGCCGGTGACGCCCTCGGCGCCGGCTACGAGTTCGGCGAGCCGATGGCGGCCGACGCCCCCGTCGAGATGCGCGGGGGCGGCGGCTTTGGTTGGGCGCCGGGGGAATGGACCGACGACACCGCGATGGCGCTCGTGATCGCCGACGCCGCGGCGACCGGCGACCTGCGCGACGAGGCGGTCCAGGACCGCATCGCCGCCGGGTGGGCCGAGTGGGCGCGCGACGCGACCGACGTCGGCGTCCAGACGAAGAAGGTCCTCACCGCCGCGGCCGCGGCTGCCGGCGGCGTCCCGACCGCGAAGCACCTCCGCGCGGCCGCGACGGAGCTGCACGCCGGCACCTCGCGCACCGCGGGCAACGGGTCGCTGATGCGTACGGCGCCGGTGGCGCTGGCCTACCTCGGGGACGCCGAGGCGTGTGCGGAGGCGGCGTTCGGCCTGAGCAGCCTGACCCATGCCGACCCCGAGGCCGGCGAGGCGTGCGTGCTGTGGTCGCTCGCGATCCGGCACACCGTCCTGACCGGCGAGCTCGACGCCCGCGTGGGGCTGCTCGGGCTGCCCGTCGAGGCGCGGGAGAAGTGGCTGCGGCGGCTGAACGAGGCCGAGCGCGAGCCGGCGACCACCTTCCGCGACAACGGTTGGGTCGTCCACGCGCTGCAGGCGGCCTGGGCGTGCATTCTGCAGACGCCGGTGCTGCCCTACGACCCCGACCAGCACCTCGTCGACGCCCTGGAGAACTGCGTCCGGGCGGGCGGGGACACCGACACGGTCGCCGCGATCGCCGGGGGCCTGCTCGGCGCCTGCCACGGGATGGGTGCGATCCCCCAGGACTGGGCCGACGTCCTGCACGGGTGGCCGGGCCGGTCGACCGACGACCTGGTCCACCAGGCCCGCGAGCTCGCCGCCGCGAGCTGGGCCGAGGACCCGGACGCCGAACTGTTCGACCTTCCGGAGTGA
- a CDS encoding PadR family transcriptional regulator, producing MTVQNERSTSDKGAGAEKARLGPSAYLVLGFIAELGPSTPYDLKRAVARSIAYFWSFPHSQLYVEPERLAKLGLLSEEQEEHGRRRRLFSITDAGREALREWLESPSATQTETRDLGLLKLYFADLTSPERVKEMAEEQIALHQERLREYDAIAADMARFETLYLHQIPIRMGYLFEEAFITFWTSILENPPSLDPRIPPLFEEKPGRRSASKGERRKR from the coding sequence ATGACGGTCCAGAATGAACGATCCACGTCGGACAAGGGCGCTGGGGCCGAGAAAGCACGACTCGGCCCCAGCGCCTATCTCGTGCTCGGGTTCATCGCCGAGCTCGGGCCCTCGACGCCGTACGACCTCAAGCGCGCGGTCGCGCGCTCGATCGCGTACTTCTGGTCGTTCCCGCACTCGCAGCTCTACGTCGAGCCCGAGCGGCTCGCGAAGCTCGGGCTGCTGAGCGAGGAGCAGGAGGAGCACGGCCGCCGCCGGCGCCTGTTCTCCATCACCGACGCGGGCCGCGAGGCCCTGCGCGAGTGGCTCGAGTCGCCGAGCGCCACGCAGACCGAGACGCGCGACCTCGGCCTGCTCAAGCTCTACTTCGCCGACCTCACCTCCCCGGAGCGCGTGAAGGAGATGGCCGAGGAGCAGATCGCGCTGCACCAGGAGCGGCTGCGCGAGTACGACGCGATCGCGGCGGACATGGCCCGCTTCGAGACGTTGTACCTGCACCAGATCCCGATCCGGATGGGTTACCTGTTCGAGGAAGCCTTCATCACCTTCTGGACCTCGATCCTCGAGAACCCGCCGTCCCTCGACCCCCGGATCCCGCCGCTGTTCGAGGAGAAGCCGGGCCGCCGATCGGCGAGCAAGGGGGAGCGCCGCAAGCGCTGA
- a CDS encoding enoyl-CoA hydratase-related protein, with protein sequence MDAYQHISVKRDAETVRITMNRPSRRNSLSEDHLRELTAAFSEAGESDATGIVLGANGPVFSAGHDFGDVAARDVNGVRDLLNICTNLMQTIQSVPQVVIARVHALATAAGCQLVATCDLAVAAESAGFALPGGKGGWFCHTPAVPVARNIGRKRLMELALTGDIVDATTAAEWGLINYAVPDDQLDRAVDDLLARATRGSRSGKGIGKQTLYAQLDRPEADAYNIAIPVMAALSQSAAAKEGMAAFLEKRHAVWPD encoded by the coding sequence ATGGACGCCTACCAGCACATTTCGGTGAAGCGGGACGCGGAGACGGTCCGCATCACGATGAACCGGCCGAGCCGCCGGAACTCGCTGTCGGAGGACCACCTCCGCGAGCTCACCGCCGCCTTTTCCGAGGCGGGGGAGAGTGACGCCACCGGCATCGTCCTGGGCGCCAACGGGCCGGTGTTCAGCGCCGGGCACGACTTCGGCGACGTGGCCGCCCGCGACGTCAACGGCGTGCGAGACCTGCTCAACATCTGCACGAACCTGATGCAGACCATCCAGTCCGTGCCCCAGGTCGTGATCGCGCGCGTCCACGCCCTCGCGACGGCGGCCGGCTGTCAACTCGTGGCGACCTGCGACCTCGCGGTGGCCGCCGAGTCCGCCGGCTTCGCGCTCCCCGGCGGCAAGGGCGGCTGGTTCTGCCACACCCCGGCCGTCCCGGTGGCGCGCAACATCGGCCGCAAGCGGCTGATGGAACTCGCCCTGACGGGTGACATCGTGGACGCCACCACCGCCGCCGAGTGGGGCCTGATCAACTACGCCGTCCCGGACGACCAGCTCGACCGGGCCGTCGACGACCTGCTCGCGCGCGCCACGCGCGGCAGCCGCTCCGGCAAGGGCATCGGCAAGCAGACCCTCTACGCCCAGCTCGACCGGCCCGAGGCGGATGCCTACAACATCGCGATCCCGGTCATGGCCGCCCTGTCGCAGTCGGCCGCCGCGAAGGAAGGCATGGCCGCGTTCCTGGAGAAGCGGCACGCGGTGTGGCCTGATTAG
- a CDS encoding ABC transporter permease translates to MSVPTQGPRGGVIHDLGFRHYEGPRAGSRAIALALYVDTLRGAFGLGRTAKSKILPAILLFALVLPAVIMALIVGIDNRLTMPADYTEYVLATSALTSLFIAGAAPANVSRDLRFRVVALYFSRPLQRVEYVLAKYAALASALFLMMAIPLIVMYAGALLAKLSIGSQTPNFLRGLGGAAVTAVLVAGIAVTIAAMTPRRGVGVAAIIVSLIVLAGVSGTVTGVADENGAETTAAYGELISPYALAHGVQHSVFGGPSEATVPPPGATGGAIFVLVAVALVAACLALLMARYRKVSI, encoded by the coding sequence ATGAGCGTCCCCACCCAAGGGCCCCGCGGCGGGGTCATCCACGATCTCGGGTTCCGCCATTACGAGGGCCCGCGTGCGGGTTCGCGCGCGATCGCGCTCGCCCTCTACGTCGACACCCTGCGCGGCGCGTTCGGCCTCGGCCGGACGGCGAAGTCGAAGATTCTGCCCGCGATCCTGCTGTTCGCGCTGGTGCTGCCGGCGGTGATCATGGCGCTGATCGTCGGCATCGACAACCGCCTGACGATGCCCGCGGACTACACCGAGTACGTCCTCGCGACCTCAGCGCTGACGAGCCTGTTCATCGCCGGCGCCGCGCCCGCGAACGTCTCGCGCGACCTGCGGTTCCGGGTCGTCGCCCTGTACTTCTCGCGGCCGCTGCAGCGGGTCGAGTACGTCCTCGCGAAGTACGCCGCGCTCGCGAGTGCACTGTTCCTGATGATGGCGATCCCGCTGATCGTCATGTACGCCGGCGCCCTGCTCGCCAAGCTCTCGATCGGTTCGCAGACCCCGAACTTCCTGCGCGGTCTGGGCGGCGCGGCCGTGACGGCCGTCCTCGTCGCCGGCATCGCGGTGACGATCGCCGCGATGACCCCGCGCCGCGGTGTCGGCGTCGCGGCGATCATCGTGTCGCTGATCGTCCTGGCCGGCGTCAGCGGCACCGTCACCGGTGTCGCGGACGAGAACGGCGCCGAGACCACCGCCGCCTACGGCGAACTGATCTCGCCCTACGCGCTCGCCCACGGGGTCCAGCACTCGGTGTTCGGCGGGCCCAGCGAGGCGACCGTCCCGCCGCCGGGCGCGACCGGGGGTGCGATCTTCGTGCTGGTCGCGGTCGCCCTCGTCGCCGCGTGCCTCGCGCTGCTGATGGCGCGGTACCGGAAGGTGTCGATCTGA
- a CDS encoding ABC transporter permease, producing the protein MSTHTGHAPTIGGPFNMTVAQLTMRGLLGRRRIIFLLALPALLLSLAILIRALAGQDDEVTAGVAGGLGLAVFVPLMGVIAGTGAIAPEIDDGSIVYLLAKPLSRHTMATTKAIVAMGTIVLFSGVPAGLAAFLMSGTDNDLALGFLVGGSVAGIAYGAVFLLLGVLTRSAVLVGLLYALVWETLVGSFIPGARTLSISQWASSITEEIVGPDVADSLGLESAVSLGVGIPMLVIVTIGATWYAGHRLRTIRLSGEE; encoded by the coding sequence ATGAGCACGCACACCGGACACGCGCCCACCATCGGCGGGCCGTTCAACATGACGGTCGCTCAGCTGACCATGCGTGGCCTGCTCGGCCGCCGTCGCATCATCTTCCTGCTTGCGCTGCCGGCGCTGCTGCTCAGCCTTGCGATCCTGATCCGTGCGCTCGCCGGTCAGGACGACGAGGTGACCGCCGGCGTCGCCGGGGGCCTCGGCCTCGCGGTCTTCGTCCCGCTGATGGGCGTCATCGCCGGCACCGGTGCGATCGCGCCCGAGATCGACGACGGCTCGATCGTCTACCTGCTCGCGAAACCGCTTTCGCGCCACACGATGGCGACAACGAAGGCGATCGTCGCGATGGGAACGATCGTGCTCTTCTCCGGCGTCCCCGCGGGCCTCGCGGCCTTCCTGATGTCGGGCACCGACAACGACCTCGCGCTCGGGTTCCTGGTCGGGGGCAGTGTCGCCGGGATCGCCTACGGGGCCGTGTTTCTGCTGCTGGGAGTTCTCACCCGCAGCGCGGTGCTCGTGGGTCTGCTCTACGCGCTGGTGTGGGAGACGCTGGTCGGCAGCTTCATCCCCGGCGCGCGGACGCTGAGCATCTCGCAGTGGGCGAGCTCGATCACCGAGGAGATCGTCGGGCCGGACGTCGCCGACAGCCTCGGCCTCGAGTCCGCGGTCAGCCTGGGTGTCGGCATCCCGATGCTCGTGATCGTCACCATCGGGGCCACCTGGTACGCCGGCCACCGCCTGCGCACGATCCGCTTGTCGGGGGAGGAGTGA
- a CDS encoding ABC transporter ATP-binding protein, with protein sequence MITTAALTRRFGTSVTAVADLSVDIPPGITGLIGANGAGKSTLIKMLLGLLPPSAGTAKVLGHDIRTEGVAIRERVGYMPEHDCLPPDMSATELVVHMARMSGLPRAAARERTADTLRHVGLYEERYRPIGGYSTGMKQRVKLAQALVHDPQLVFLDEPTNGLDPTGRDEMLALIRRVGTEFGISVLVSSHLLGELERTCDHVVVIDGGKLLRSSSTAEITAKGAVLVVEVTERGEEVAGALRAQGLEATANGDVVQIGLVDDSTYDAVLSVVTGLDLGLVRLERPRHRMAELFATPAGGAA encoded by the coding sequence ATGATCACGACGGCCGCCCTCACGCGGCGGTTCGGAACGTCGGTCACGGCGGTCGCGGACCTCTCGGTCGACATCCCCCCGGGCATCACCGGGCTGATCGGCGCCAACGGCGCGGGCAAGTCGACGCTGATCAAGATGCTCCTCGGTCTGCTCCCACCCTCGGCCGGCACCGCGAAGGTGCTCGGGCACGACATCCGCACCGAGGGGGTCGCGATCCGGGAGCGGGTCGGCTACATGCCGGAGCACGACTGCCTGCCGCCGGACATGTCTGCGACCGAACTCGTGGTGCACATGGCGCGCATGTCCGGCCTGCCGCGCGCGGCCGCCCGCGAGCGCACGGCCGACACGCTCCGGCACGTGGGTCTCTACGAGGAGCGCTACCGCCCGATCGGTGGCTACTCCACCGGCATGAAGCAGCGGGTCAAGCTGGCCCAGGCGCTCGTGCACGACCCGCAGCTGGTCTTCCTCGACGAGCCGACCAACGGCCTCGACCCGACCGGGCGCGACGAGATGCTCGCCCTGATCCGCCGGGTCGGCACGGAGTTCGGCATCTCCGTCCTGGTCTCCTCGCACCTGCTCGGTGAACTCGAGCGCACCTGCGACCACGTCGTCGTGATCGACGGCGGGAAGCTGCTGCGCTCGTCGTCGACGGCGGAGATCACCGCGAAGGGGGCCGTGCTGGTGGTGGAGGTGACCGAGCGCGGCGAGGAGGTCGCCGGGGCGCTGCGGGCGCAGGGCCTGGAGGCGACCGCGAACGGCGACGTCGTCCAGATCGGGCTCGTCGACGACAGCACCTACGACGCCGTGCTCTCGGTCGTGACGGGCCTCGACCTCGGCCTGGTCCGCCTCGAGCGGCCGCGGCACCGGATGGCCGAACTGTTCGCGACGCCCGCGGGCGGTGCCGCATGA
- a CDS encoding MaoC/PaaZ C-terminal domain-containing protein, which translates to MSVRYAEDFVVGTEYRFGRWPMTEDDIVAFAKTFDPQPMHTDPEAASAGQWGGVIASGLHTMAVYQALVVEAVWADVVGKAGRNVNARLRRPVRPGMVLTGKAMITEVTLRPEKGDGILAWRAELVDEASGEVVLIVDADAVLYLRPAA; encoded by the coding sequence GTGAGTGTGCGTTACGCCGAGGACTTCGTCGTGGGGACGGAGTACCGGTTCGGCCGCTGGCCGATGACCGAGGACGACATCGTCGCGTTCGCGAAGACCTTCGACCCGCAGCCGATGCACACCGATCCTGAGGCGGCGTCAGCCGGGCAGTGGGGCGGCGTCATCGCGAGTGGCCTGCACACGATGGCGGTGTACCAGGCGCTGGTCGTCGAGGCGGTCTGGGCCGATGTCGTCGGCAAGGCCGGCCGCAACGTCAACGCACGGCTGCGCCGGCCCGTCCGTCCCGGCATGGTGCTGACCGGCAAGGCGATGATCACCGAGGTGACCCTGCGCCCCGAGAAGGGTGACGGGATCCTGGCGTGGCGGGCCGAGCTGGTCGACGAGGCGTCCGGCGAGGTCGTGCTGATCGTCGACGCGGACGCCGTGCTGTATCTGCGCCCGGCGGCCTGA
- a CDS encoding coniferyl aldehyde dehydrogenase — protein sequence MTDVLTPPSAQLTEHQLVPAAPAAAAELKAVLDRQRADFSAAGPPSLLRRRKDLRKLEDLVLRNRVPLAEALREDFGHRSRTETEIAEIVGSAHSLRYARRHVGIWMLPRLRGTSIWFLPGSNRVVAQPKGVIGIVAPWNYPVHLTMAPLAAALAAGNRAMVKMSEFTPNTTALLTRLLGEAFPVEQVYVTGGDADVAREFCSLPLDHLLFTGSTQNGRAVMRAAAENLTPVTLELGGKSPVVVDERYSIEEAAQRIVWGKLFNAGQTCVAPDYVLVPAGTEDRFVRAATAAARSLYPTLTSNEDATAIINSGHYERLRSLIEDARAQGASVTVAEHGDTGQDIGDPATRKLPLHVVTGVSDSMRLAREEIFGPVLPVVGYRKLDEAIGYINDRPRPLAMYLFTHSGRRKRALLQRTTSGGVTVNDTLLHYLQDGLPFGGSGESGMGSYHGREGFKTFSHHKAVFTQRGALGFTGTKLLYPPYGRVASLLLRLMRRI from the coding sequence GTGACCGACGTTCTCACTCCGCCCTCCGCACAGCTGACGGAGCATCAGCTGGTGCCCGCCGCTCCGGCGGCGGCGGCCGAGCTCAAGGCGGTCCTGGACCGGCAGCGCGCCGACTTCTCGGCAGCGGGCCCGCCGTCGCTGCTGCGGCGCCGGAAGGACCTGCGCAAGCTGGAGGACCTCGTCCTGCGCAACCGCGTCCCGCTCGCCGAGGCACTGCGCGAGGACTTCGGTCACCGCTCGCGCACCGAGACCGAGATCGCCGAGATCGTCGGCTCCGCGCACTCGCTGCGGTACGCGCGACGCCACGTCGGGATCTGGATGCTCCCGCGGCTGCGCGGCACGTCGATCTGGTTCCTGCCGGGCAGCAACCGCGTCGTGGCCCAGCCCAAGGGCGTCATCGGCATCGTCGCGCCGTGGAACTACCCGGTCCACCTGACGATGGCCCCGCTCGCGGCGGCCCTGGCGGCCGGCAACCGCGCGATGGTCAAGATGAGCGAGTTCACGCCGAACACGACCGCTCTGCTGACGCGTCTGCTCGGCGAGGCCTTCCCGGTCGAGCAGGTCTACGTGACCGGTGGCGACGCCGACGTCGCGCGTGAGTTCTGCTCGCTGCCGCTGGACCACCTGCTCTTCACCGGGTCGACGCAGAACGGCCGGGCCGTCATGCGCGCGGCCGCGGAGAACCTGACCCCGGTGACGCTGGAGCTCGGCGGGAAGAGCCCGGTCGTGGTCGACGAGCGGTACTCGATCGAGGAGGCTGCGCAGCGCATCGTCTGGGGCAAGCTGTTCAACGCCGGCCAGACCTGCGTGGCGCCCGACTACGTCCTTGTTCCCGCGGGCACCGAGGACCGCTTCGTGCGCGCCGCCACCGCGGCCGCGCGTTCGCTCTACCCGACGCTGACGTCCAACGAGGACGCGACCGCGATCATCAACTCCGGCCACTACGAGCGGCTCCGCTCGCTGATCGAGGACGCCCGGGCCCAGGGCGCTTCCGTGACGGTCGCCGAGCACGGCGACACCGGTCAGGACATCGGGGACCCCGCGACCCGGAAGCTCCCGCTGCACGTCGTCACCGGCGTCAGCGACTCGATGCGCCTGGCTCGCGAGGAGATCTTCGGCCCGGTGCTGCCGGTCGTCGGGTACCGCAAGCTCGACGAGGCGATCGGGTACATCAACGACCGGCCGCGGCCGCTCGCGATGTATCTGTTCACCCACAGCGGTCGGCGCAAGCGCGCGCTGCTTCAGCGCACGACCAGCGGCGGCGTCACGGTGAACGACACCCTGCTGCACTACCTGCAGGACGGCCTGCCCTTCGGCGGCAGCGGCGAGAGCGGTATGGGTTCCTACCACGGCCGCGAGGGGTTCAAGACGTTCTCGCACCACAAGGCGGTCTTCACCCAGCGCGGGGCGCTCGGGTTCACCGGGACGAAGCTGCTGTACCCGCCCTACGGGCGGGTCGCCTCGCTCCTGCTGCGGCTGATGCGCCGCATCTGA
- a CDS encoding ABC transporter ATP-binding protein, translating to MATLRIDGVSRWFGNVVAVNDVTMEFGPGVTGLLGPNGAGKSTLINMMGGFLPPSSGAVTLDGQSVWRNEGIYRRLGLVPEREAMYDVVSGYDFVLANARLHGLPDPAAATRRAIEIVDLVDAQTRPISTYSKGMRQRAKLATALVHDPQVLLLDEPFNGLDPRQRLHLMDLLKRMASDGRTVIVSSHILEEVEELADRIEVMVSGRHAASGGFREIRRLMTERPHRYTIRSGDDRALAAAIIAERCASAVELVVPNNARVAPGVNADANLQVQATDVGEFVRVLPRIAHQRGIRLYEVSPADESLESVFAYLVNR from the coding sequence ATGGCGACCCTGCGCATCGACGGCGTCTCCCGCTGGTTCGGCAACGTCGTCGCCGTCAACGACGTGACGATGGAGTTCGGCCCGGGGGTCACCGGTCTGCTCGGCCCGAACGGAGCGGGCAAGTCGACGCTGATCAACATGATGGGCGGCTTCCTGCCGCCCTCCTCGGGTGCGGTCACCCTCGACGGGCAGTCGGTGTGGCGGAACGAGGGCATCTACCGCCGCCTCGGCCTCGTCCCCGAGCGCGAGGCGATGTACGACGTCGTCAGCGGTTACGACTTCGTGCTCGCGAACGCCCGGCTGCACGGCCTGCCGGACCCCGCGGCCGCGACGCGACGGGCGATCGAGATCGTCGACCTCGTCGACGCCCAGACCCGGCCGATCTCCACGTACTCCAAGGGCATGCGCCAGCGCGCGAAACTCGCGACCGCGCTGGTCCACGACCCTCAGGTGCTGCTGCTCGACGAGCCGTTCAACGGGCTCGACCCGCGCCAGCGGCTCCACCTGATGGACCTGCTCAAGCGGATGGCGTCCGACGGCCGCACGGTCATCGTCAGCTCGCACATCCTCGAGGAGGTGGAGGAGCTCGCCGACCGGATCGAGGTCATGGTCTCCGGCCGTCACGCCGCCTCCGGTGGCTTCCGCGAGATCCGCCGCCTGATGACCGAGCGCCCGCACCGGTACACGATCCGGTCCGGCGACGACCGCGCCCTCGCGGCGGCGATCATCGCCGAGCGGTGCGCGTCCGCCGTCGAGCTCGTGGTCCCGAACAACGCGCGGGTCGCCCCGGGTGTGAACGCCGACGCGAACCTGCAGGTCCAGGCCACCGACGTGGGGGAGTTCGTACGCGTGCTGCCACGGATCGCGCATCAACGGGGGATCCGCCTCTACGAGGTCAGCCCCGCCGACGAGTCGCTGGAGTCGGTGTTCGCGTACCTGGTGAACCGATGA